A genomic region of Oryza glaberrima chromosome 1, OglaRS2, whole genome shotgun sequence contains the following coding sequences:
- the LOC127784146 gene encoding monothiol glutaredoxin-S1, mitochondrial isoform X2 encodes MARLVSTALMRGLVRSSRAPRVAVSIQQFRNYSSGLGGDSSAKGDSSSTRVAADPDTHQDFQPTSKSSNMSFDDIVARDIKENPVLIYMKGFPESPMCGFSALAIKVLKLYDVPISARDILGDLKLKECVKAHTNWPTFPQIFIKGEFVGGSDIILDMHQKGQLKDVLGDIAQKHEQKESS; translated from the exons ATGGCGAGGTTGGTGTCGACCGCCCTCATGAGAGGGCTCGTGAGAtcgagccgcgcgccgcgagTAGCTGTAT CTATCCAGCAGTTTAGGAACTACTCATCAGGGCTTGGTGGTGATTCTAGTGCAAAAGGGGACTCAAGTTCAACACGAGTAGCTGCTGATCCTGATACACATCAAGATTTCCAGCCTACAAGCAAAAGTTCCAACATGTCTTTTGATGACATTGTTGCTCGG GATATCAAAGAGAACCCAGTCTTGATCTACATGAAGGGTTTTCCTGAGTCTCCTATGTGTGGATTTAGTGCATTAGCAATTAAAGTCCTCAAGCTATATG ATGTCCCTATCAGTGCTAGAGATATTTTGGGAGACCTCAAGCTCAAAGAGTGTGTCAAAGCCCACAC CAACTGGCCTACGTTTCCACAAATATTTATCAAAGGAGAGTTTGTTGGGGGGTCTGATATCATATTAGATATGCATCAG AAGGGTCAGCTTAAGGATGTGCTTGGCGATATTGCACAAAAGCATGAGCAAAAAGAATCATCATGA
- the LOC127784146 gene encoding monothiol glutaredoxin-S1, mitochondrial isoform X1, with the protein MARLVSTALMRGLVRSSRAPRVAAVSQPAIQQFRNYSSGLGGDSSAKGDSSSTRVAADPDTHQDFQPTSKSSNMSFDDIVARDIKENPVLIYMKGFPESPMCGFSALAIKVLKLYDVPISARDILGDLKLKECVKAHTNWPTFPQIFIKGEFVGGSDIILDMHQKGQLKDVLGDIAQKHEQKESS; encoded by the exons ATGGCGAGGTTGGTGTCGACCGCCCTCATGAGAGGGCTCGTGAGAtcgagccgcgcgccgcgagTAGCT GCTGTGTCACAACCAGCTATCCAGCAGTTTAGGAACTACTCATCAGGGCTTGGTGGTGATTCTAGTGCAAAAGGGGACTCAAGTTCAACACGAGTAGCTGCTGATCCTGATACACATCAAGATTTCCAGCCTACAAGCAAAAGTTCCAACATGTCTTTTGATGACATTGTTGCTCGG GATATCAAAGAGAACCCAGTCTTGATCTACATGAAGGGTTTTCCTGAGTCTCCTATGTGTGGATTTAGTGCATTAGCAATTAAAGTCCTCAAGCTATATG ATGTCCCTATCAGTGCTAGAGATATTTTGGGAGACCTCAAGCTCAAAGAGTGTGTCAAAGCCCACAC CAACTGGCCTACGTTTCCACAAATATTTATCAAAGGAGAGTTTGTTGGGGGGTCTGATATCATATTAGATATGCATCAG AAGGGTCAGCTTAAGGATGTGCTTGGCGATATTGCACAAAAGCATGAGCAAAAAGAATCATCATGA
- the LOC127784146 gene encoding monothiol glutaredoxin-S1, mitochondrial isoform X3, with protein sequence MSFDDIVARDIKENPVLIYMKGFPESPMCGFSALAIKVLKLYDVPISARDILGDLKLKECVKAHTNWPTFPQIFIKGEFVGGSDIILDMHQKGQLKDVLGDIAQKHEQKESS encoded by the exons ATGTCTTTTGATGACATTGTTGCTCGG GATATCAAAGAGAACCCAGTCTTGATCTACATGAAGGGTTTTCCTGAGTCTCCTATGTGTGGATTTAGTGCATTAGCAATTAAAGTCCTCAAGCTATATG ATGTCCCTATCAGTGCTAGAGATATTTTGGGAGACCTCAAGCTCAAAGAGTGTGTCAAAGCCCACAC CAACTGGCCTACGTTTCCACAAATATTTATCAAAGGAGAGTTTGTTGGGGGGTCTGATATCATATTAGATATGCATCAG AAGGGTCAGCTTAAGGATGTGCTTGGCGATATTGCACAAAAGCATGAGCAAAAAGAATCATCATGA
- the LOC127767350 gene encoding protein THYLAKOID RHODANESE-LIKE, chloroplastic-like — MAIASGAAFSVRPSPAAARPCVAASASAAGAARFRGDGSGGGGGGGGGGKWWAPLLGWSGQPDYIDAQPAAREEARPNPMAAAEQRGGGGKRFGVLTEEKARQLRARMMETESFHDCMYHSAIASRLASAAPADDGKH, encoded by the coding sequence ATGGCGATTGCATCGGGGGCGGCTTTCTCGGTGAggccttcgccggcggcggcgaggccgtgcGTCGCGGCGTCCGcgtcggccgccggcgcggcgaggtTCCGCGGCGATgggagcggtggcggaggcggaggcggaggcggcgggaagTGGTGGGCGCCGCTGCTGGGGTGGTCGGGGCAGCCCGACTACATCGACgcgcagccggcggcgcgggaggaggcgcggccgaatccgatggcggcggcggagcagcgtggcggcggcgggaagaggTTCGGCGTGCTGacggaggagaaggcgcggcagCTGCGCGCGCGGATGATGGAGACGGAGAGCTTCCACGACTGCATGTACCACTCCGCCATCGCctcccgcctcgcctccgccgcccccgccgacgacggcaagcactga
- the LOC127784133 gene encoding uncharacterized protein LOC127784133 has product MSSFGGTSSVASGGGKRLEYGRTHVVRPKGAHKATIVWLHGLGDNGASWSQLLETLPLPNIKWICPTAPTRPVAVFGGFPSTAWFDVADLSEDAPDDVEGLDASAAHVANLLSTEPADIKLGVGGFSMGAATALYSATCYAHGKYGNGNPYPVNLTVSVGLSGWLPCARSLKNKIESSQEAAQKASSIPLLLCHGKADDVVLYKHGEKSADALKTTGFSNVVFKSYNRLGHYTVPEEMDEVCKWLTANLGVSSSSSA; this is encoded by the exons ATGAGCAGCTTCGGTGGCACCAGCTCCGTCGCCTCCGGTG GTGGGAAGAGGCTCGAGTACGGGCGGACGCATGTCGTGAGGCCCAAGGGCGCGCACAAGGCCACCATCGTCTGGCTCCACGGCCTCGGGGACAACGGAGCCAG CTGGTCTCAACTACTGGAAACCCTTCCCCTTCCCAAT ATAAAATGGATTTGCCCCACCGCGCCTACAAGGCCGGTGGCAGTGTTTGGTGGGTTCCCATCAACTGCGT GGTTTGATGTTGCTGATCTTTCAGAAGACGCTCCTGATGATGTTGAGGGATTGGATGCCTCAGCTGCACATGTTGCAAACTTATTATCAACTGAGCCCGCTGACA TTAAACTTGGTGTTGGTGGCTTTAGCATGGGTGCTGCCACTGCCCTTTACTCTGCAACCTGCTATGCTCATGGAAAATATGGAAATGGTAATCCATATCCTGTGAACTTAACTGTGTCTGTTGGTCTCAGTGGCTGGCTTCCTTGTGCCAG GTCTTTGAAGAACAAAATTGAAAGCTCGCAGGAGGCTGCACAAAAGGCTTCATCCATACCTCTTTTGCTTTGTCATGGAAAAG CTGACGATGTAGTTCTCTACAAACATGGTGAGAAATCTGCTGACGCACTGAAGACAACTGGATTTTCAAATGTGGTGTTCAAGTCCTACAACAG ACTTGGACACTACACTGTTCCGgaggagatggatgaagtcTGCAAATGGCTCACCGCGAACTTGGGGGTCAGCAGCTCATCGTCGGCTTGA